In Populus alba chromosome 1, ASM523922v2, whole genome shotgun sequence, a single window of DNA contains:
- the LOC118040113 gene encoding uncharacterized protein, translating into MTPFEAVYGVPPPNLLMYVPGTYNVQVVDGYLRNQDAILCELRKNLLLAQARMKCQEDQRHREVSYEVGDFVYLKLQPYRQTSVAFRSSLKLSPQYFYPYQITEKVGPVAYRLALPLGSLIHNVFHVNMLKKHVGLVTTISTQLPPVNDEVNILPQPKIVLDRRVVQKGQYCLKVEVLIKWKGASDDDATWEDERRLAKSYLAFLADKES; encoded by the coding sequence ATGACACCTTTTGAAGCAGTGTATGGAGTTCCACCACCAAACTTATTGATGTATGTTCCAGGAACTTACAACGTACAGGTTGTTGATGGATATTTGCGTAATCAAGATGCCATCCTATGTGAGTTGAGAAAGAATCTCTTATTAGCTCAAGCGCGGATGAAATGTCAAGAGGATCAACGACATCGTGAGGTTAGCTATGAGGTGGGTGACTTTGTATACCTGAAACTGCAACCTTACCGACAAACATCGGTGGCCTTTCGTAGCTCTTTGAAGCTGTCACCCCAGTATTTTTATCCATATCAAATCACAGAAAAAGTTGGACCAGTAGCTTATCGTTTGGCTTTGCCTTTGGGTTCTTTAATTCACAACGTCTTTCAtgttaacatgttaaaaaaacatgttggccTCGTCACTACCATCTCTACTCAGCTTCCTCCTGTGAATGATGAAGTCAACATTCTTCCTCAACCTAAGATAGTTCTTGATCGCAGAGTCGTCCAAAAAGGCCAATATTGTCTCAAGGTTGAAGTTCTCATTAAATGGAAAGGCGCCTCAGATGATGATGCCACTTGGGAAGATGAACGTCGCTTGGCTAAGTCCTATCTTGCATTCCTTGCGGACAAGGAATCTTAA
- the LOC118040112 gene encoding receptor-like protein 7, which translates to MALYIMLARDLINSETITTTTYQLSVSPKMKNHCKIVLCFLFLCFSSPTNSTSLSSQSSSTHSISVQHCVDSERTALLQLKRDLLTAKPDSSFPQHPSSGSLLPSWKPNTNCCSWEGVACHHVSGHVTSLDLSSHKLSGTFNSTNLLHLPFLEKLNLSNNNFPSSPFPSRLDLISNLTYLNLSNSGFSGQVPLEISRLTKLVSLDLSTYRLDSSKLEKPNFVRLVKDLRSLRELHLDGVNISAGGGDWCIALPLATPNLQVLSLSNCHLSGSICESLNQLSLLSKLDLSRNNLSSMFPKSIMLLSNLKTLDLSSNTPLSGTLPEFPIGSKLEVLSLMFTSFSGEIPYSIGNLQFLIKLDLRNCSFSGLIPSSLASLNQLVDLDLSSNKFLGWIPFLPPLKKGPRLLDTVNHIGLANLGSLSIDSNSMEATLNSSLFELPSLEKLLLSQNRLSGVLQDFERAFLSPLSVVDLSMNNFEGHIPNSFLELQNLTELKLFSNNFSGAINLSMIKSIESLAFLQLSDNSQLTIAYSSNLKLPQLQTLWFDSCNVSRIPSFLRNQDGLVELGLSNNKIQGILPKWIWQLESLSYLNLSNNFLTGIETPVLAPLFSSLTLLDLSSNFLEGSFPIFPPSVNLLSLSKNKFTGKLPVSFCNMNSLAILDISYNHLTGQIPQCLGNLSSALTVVNLRENQFSGSMLWNFTEECSLTTLNLYRNQLKGEIPASLGNCRGLKVLDLGDNQINDTFPFWLGKLPNLQVLILQSNRLHGSIGQPLTPNDFPKLHILDLSSNYFTGNLPSDYIGIWQSMKMKLNEKFLYMGGFYYRDWMTITNKGQRMENIHILTIFTVLDLSNNRFEGEIPEMIGDLKLLQVLNLSRNNLVGEIPTSLSKLAKLESLDLSQNKLTGEIPMQLTDLTFLSVFNLSYNRLVGRIPVANQFLTFTNDSYGGNLGLCGFPLSRKCRHLENDPSGKQQEDSGKKGTPFSWIFALVGYGVGMLLGLVIGYMLFWRTTRCSRWIELFFKAKKW; encoded by the coding sequence ATGGCTCTGTACATCATGCTAGCTCGGGATCTTATAAATTCAGAGACCATCACTACAACTACATACCAACTCTCTGTCTCTCCCAAAATGAAGAATCATTGCAAAATTGTGCTTTGCTTTCTATTCTTGTGTTTCTCATCTCCAACAAATTCCACATCGTTGTCATCACAATCTTCTTCTACTCACTCTATTTCAGTCCAACATTGTGTTGACAGTGAAAGAACAGCCTTGCTCCAACTCAAAAGGGATTTGTTGACAGCTAAACCAGATTCTTCTTTTCCTCAACATCCTTCCTCAGGTTCTTTGCTTCCTTCATGGAAACCCAACACTAACTGTTGCTCCTGGGAAGGTGTCGCTTGTCATCATGTCTCAGGACATGTGACCAGTCTCGACCTTAGCAGCCACAAACTATCCGGCACTTTTAATTCAACCAACCTTCTTCATCTCCCTTTCCTTGAAAAACTCAATCTTTCCAACAATAACTTTCCGTCGTCTCCATTTCCCTCCAGGCTTGATCTGATTTCCAACTTGACATAtcttaacttgtcaaattcagGTTTTTCAGGACAAGTACCTTTGGAGATATCGCGGCTGACCAAATTGGTTTCTCTTGATCTCTCCACTTACCGTTTGGATTCTTCAAAACTTGAGAAACCGAATTTTGTAAGGCTTGTGAAAGATTTGAGAAGCTTAAGGGAACTTCATCTTGATGGTGTCAATATATCAGCAGGTGGCGGCGACTGGTGCATTGCCTTACCTCTGGCAACCCCTAATCTCCAAGTTCTGAGCTTGTCAAATTGTCATCTCTCAGGTTCCATTTGTGAATCACTCAATCAACTTTCATTGCTTTCAAAGCTTGACCTTTCTCGAAACAATCTCTCTTCAATGTTTCCGAAAAGTATCATGCTGCTGTCAAACCTGAAGACTCTTGATTTATCGAGTAATACGCCTCTTTCAGGGACTTTGCCAGAATTTCCAATAGGCAGCAAGTTAGAAGTTTTATCTTTAATGTTCACAAGTTTTTCTGGAGAAATCCCTTATTCAATTGGCAATCTTCAATTTTTGATTAAACTGGACTTGAGGAATTGCAGTTTCTCTGGATTGATACCTTCTTCTCTTGCAAGCCTAAACCAACTTGTTGATTTGGATCTCTCATCCAACAAGTTTCTGGGATGGATTCCATTCCTTCCACCATTAAAGAAAGGCCCGAGACTACTCGATACAGTAAACCATATTGGGTTAGCGAATCTAGGCTCTCTTTCTATTGATAGCAATTCCATGGAGGCGACTTTGAACTCCTCACTTTTTGAGCTACCTTCCCTGGAGAAATTGCTACTAAGTCAAAACAGGCTTAGTGGCGTCCTACAAGATTTTGAACGAGCTTTTTTATCGCCCCTGAGTGTTGTTGATCTAAGCATGAACAATTTTGAAGGGCATATCCCTAATTCGTTTCTTGAACTTCAGAATCTTACGGAATTGAAGCTTTTCTCCAACAACTTTAGCGGTGCCATCAATTTAAGCATGATCAAGAGCATTGAGAGCCTTGCATTCCTTCAGTTGTCTGACAATAGCCAATTGACTATTGCCTATTCAAGCAACTTAAAACTACCCCAGCTTCAAACATTGTGGTTTGATTCCTGCAATGTTAGCCGAATCCCAAGTTTCCTACGAAACCAAGATGGATTAGTTGAGCTGGGCCTTTCGAACAACAAAATCCAAGGCATACTTCCCAAATGGATATGGCAATTAGAAAGCCTGTCTTACTTGAATTTGTCCAACAACTTTTTGACTGGGATTGAAACACCAGTTCTTGCTCCACTATTCAGTTCTTTGACCTTGCTTGACCTTAGTTCCAATTTCCTAGAAGGATCATTCCCTATATTTCCACCCTCTGTAAACCTCCTTTCGCTTTCTAAGAACAAGTTCACTGGAAAGCTTCCTGTATCATTTTGCAACATGAACAGTTTAGCAATCCTGGACATTTCCTATAACCATCTGACTGGTCAAATCCCACAATGTCTTGGGAACCTTAGTTCCGCTCTCACAGTAGTAAATCTAAGAGAGAACCAGTTTTCTGGGTCCATGCTTTGGaatttcactgaagaatgcagtCTGACGACGCTCAATCTCTATAGGAATCAGTTAAAAGGGGAAATACCAGCGTCTTTGGGAAATTGCAGAGGACTCAAAGTCTTAGACCTCGGTGACAACCAGATTAATGACACATTCCCTTTTTGGTTAGGGAAGCTTCCTAACTTGCAAGTCCTTATCCTCCAATCCAATAGATTACATGGTTCCATTGGTCAGCCACTGACACCTAATGACTTCCCAAAGCTTCATATACTCGATCTCTCCTCGAATTATTTTACTGGAAATTTGCCATCTGACTACATTGGAATATGGCAGTCAATGAAGATGAAGTTGAACGAAAAATTCTTGTACATGGGAGGCTTCTACTACAGGGATTGGATGACAATAACAAACAAAGGACAGAGAATGGAAAATATTCACATCTTAACCATTTTCACTGTCCTAGACCTCTCAAACAATCGTTTCGAAGGAGAGATTCCTGAAATGATTGGTGATCTCAAGTTGCTACAAGTACTCAACTTGTCTAGAAACAATCTCGTTGGCGAGATTCCAACATCTCTCTCAAAATTGGCAAAGCTTGAGTCTTTAGACCTCTCACAGAACAAGCTCACAGGGGAGATACCAATGCAACTAACAGACTTGACATTCCTCTCTGTGTTCAACCTTTCTTATAATAGGTTGGTTGGGAGAATACCGGTAGCCAATCAATTTTTAACGTTCACTAATGATTCCTATGGTGGCAACTTGGGACTATGTGGATTTCCATTGTCAAGGAAATGTAGACATCTTGAGAACGATCCATCAGGAAAGCAACAAGAGGACTCAGGAAAAAAAGGTACTCCATTTAGTTGGATATTTGCACTGGTTGGATATGGTGTTGGAATGCTTCTGGGACTTGTCATTGGTTACATGTTGTTTTGGAGGACTACTCGATGCAGCCGGTGGATTGAACTGTTTTTTAAGGCAAAGAAATggtag